A region from the Triticum aestivum cultivar Chinese Spring chromosome 3D, IWGSC CS RefSeq v2.1, whole genome shotgun sequence genome encodes:
- the LOC123079863 gene encoding uncharacterized protein isoform X2: MTPQPNSSVKFSVEAALQELQSSGLHSDDVGIGAAEAWKAYLMAKKAKLDETLAAARQFRALLRQQLQKAFASQSFLEEAPAASSCCCCGHSDVGVVGMVAALQDSQRRRLGADGGVDGEHRRVQDPCRRPSSRWTRR; the protein is encoded by the exons ATGACGCCGCAGCCCAACTCAAGT GTTAAGTTCAGCGTGGAGGCAGCCCTGCAGGAGCTGCAGAGCAGCGGGTTGCACTCGGACGACGTCGGGATCGGGGCTGCGGAAGCCTGGAAGGCCTACCTCATGGCTAAGAAGGCCAAGCTGGACGAGACCCTGGCTGCAGCCCGCCAGTTCAGAGCACTGCTTCGGCAGCAGCTCCAGAAAGCCTTCGCGTCACAG TCTTTTTTAGAGGAGGCCCCGGCGGCGTCGAGCTGCTGTTGCTGCGGGCACAGCGACGTCGGCGTGGTTGGGATGGTCGCAGCCCTTCAAGATTCTCAACGGCGGCGTCTCGGCGCTGATGGCGGAGTCGATGGCGAGCATCGGCGGGTACAG GACCCTTGTAGGAGACCATCCTCAAGATGGACGAGAAGATGA
- the LOC123079863 gene encoding uncharacterized protein isoform X4 produces MTPQPNSSVKFSVEAALQELQSSGLHSDDVGIGAAEAWKAYLMAKKAKLDETLAAARQFRALLRQQLQKAFASQSFLEEAPAASSCCCCGHSDVGVVGMVAALQDSQRRRLGADGGVDGEHRRVQME; encoded by the exons ATGACGCCGCAGCCCAACTCAAGT GTTAAGTTCAGCGTGGAGGCAGCCCTGCAGGAGCTGCAGAGCAGCGGGTTGCACTCGGACGACGTCGGGATCGGGGCTGCGGAAGCCTGGAAGGCCTACCTCATGGCTAAGAAGGCCAAGCTGGACGAGACCCTGGCTGCAGCCCGCCAGTTCAGAGCACTGCTTCGGCAGCAGCTCCAGAAAGCCTTCGCGTCACAG TCTTTTTTAGAGGAGGCCCCGGCGGCGTCGAGCTGCTGTTGCTGCGGGCACAGCGACGTCGGCGTGGTTGGGATGGTCGCAGCCCTTCAAGATTCTCAACGGCGGCGTCTCGGCGCTGATGGCGGAGTCGATGGCGAGCATCGGCGGGTACAG ATGGAGTAG
- the LOC123079863 gene encoding uncharacterized protein isoform X1: MTPQPNSSVKFSVEAALQELQSSGLHSDDVGIGAAEAWKAYLMAKKAKLDETLAAARQFRALLRQQLQKAFASQSFLEEAPAASSCCCCGHSDVGVVGMVAALQDSQRRRLGADGGVDGEHRRATRRTLVGDHPQDGREDEVWTLVGDHPQAALDME, encoded by the exons ATGACGCCGCAGCCCAACTCAAGT GTTAAGTTCAGCGTGGAGGCAGCCCTGCAGGAGCTGCAGAGCAGCGGGTTGCACTCGGACGACGTCGGGATCGGGGCTGCGGAAGCCTGGAAGGCCTACCTCATGGCTAAGAAGGCCAAGCTGGACGAGACCCTGGCTGCAGCCCGCCAGTTCAGAGCACTGCTTCGGCAGCAGCTCCAGAAAGCCTTCGCGTCACAG TCTTTTTTAGAGGAGGCCCCGGCGGCGTCGAGCTGCTGTTGCTGCGGGCACAGCGACGTCGGCGTGGTTGGGATGGTCGCAGCCCTTCAAGATTCTCAACGGCGGCGTCTCGGCGCTGATGGCGGAGTCGATGGCGAGCATCGGCGG GCTACTCGTAGGACCCTTGTAGGAGACCATCCTCAAGATGGACGAGAAGATGAGGTCTGGACCCTTGTAGGAGACCATCCTCAAGCAGCACTAGAT ATGGAGTAG
- the LOC123079863 gene encoding uncharacterized protein isoform X3: MTPQPNSSVKFSVEAALQELQSSGLHSDDVGIGAAEAWKAYLMAKKAKLDETLAAARQFRALLRQQLQKAFASQSFLEEAPAASSCCCCGHSDVGVVGMVAALQDSQRRRLGADGGVDGEHRRDPCRRPSSRWTRR, translated from the exons ATGACGCCGCAGCCCAACTCAAGT GTTAAGTTCAGCGTGGAGGCAGCCCTGCAGGAGCTGCAGAGCAGCGGGTTGCACTCGGACGACGTCGGGATCGGGGCTGCGGAAGCCTGGAAGGCCTACCTCATGGCTAAGAAGGCCAAGCTGGACGAGACCCTGGCTGCAGCCCGCCAGTTCAGAGCACTGCTTCGGCAGCAGCTCCAGAAAGCCTTCGCGTCACAG TCTTTTTTAGAGGAGGCCCCGGCGGCGTCGAGCTGCTGTTGCTGCGGGCACAGCGACGTCGGCGTGGTTGGGATGGTCGCAGCCCTTCAAGATTCTCAACGGCGGCGTCTCGGCGCTGATGGCGGAGTCGATGGCGAGCATCGGCGG GACCCTTGTAGGAGACCATCCTCAAGATGGACGAGAAGATGA
- the LOC123079865 gene encoding protein EARLY RESPONSIVE TO DEHYDRATION 15: protein MEVVTGSNGGRLNPWAEPFVPGSWCRPAPVQAAAAEVEDFSPEWWRLVASSPSFRDSWLRDYGDLGLLDADEGPDDSDAFFPPPRHNDGEERKGEAAVKKSGGEVAPWGIEKWWRAHVASPPEVPKYAEKAPAKVLGGGRFSPRTIQQPR, encoded by the exons ATGGAGGTGGTGACTGGCAGCAACGGCGGGAGGCTGAACCCGTGGGCGGAGCCCTTCGTGCCGGGGAGCTGGTGCCGCCCCGCCCCCGTGCAGGCGGCCGCGGCGGAGGTCGAGGACTTCTCCCCCGAGTGGTGGCGCCTCGTCGCCTCCTCGCCGTCCTTCCGCGACAGCTGGCTCCGCGACTACGGCGACCTGGGGCTCCTGGACGCCGACGAAGGCCCAGACGACAGCGACGCCTTCTTCCCTCCGCCGCGCCACAACG ATGGGGAGGAGAGGAAAGGAGAAGCCGCCGTCAAGAAGAGCGGAGGGGAGGTGGCGCCCTGGGGGATCGAGAAGTGGTGGCGGGCGCACGTCGCCTCGCCGCCGGAGGTCCCGAAGTATGCGGAGAAGGCGCCTGCCAAGGTCCTGGGCGGCGGCAGGTTCAGCCCCCGCACAATCCAGCAGCCTCGCTAA
- the LOC123079864 gene encoding histone-lysine N-methyltransferase ASHR3 isoform X2 — protein sequence MAGPPRPAPAAPPVRRSARLRPQATHQPPCSPPPPSPPAAAGSPGGTDPRRSVRISVRTRVRGLPSAAPSSSRIRRKSPAAPLRRTVQACAEEWGAAKAASGAPAEECVLPFLQKGAPRKVECLICSRSILPDERTRCSGHHCEVTLHKACSEQSDGSCPRHICFHCKRRTTWHRLKHVMPACTQCSLHQNRMTGSVDPSKLMISWSIWPSTSEGAGPAYNIEEAFRRLPLPYADQEFNINPIRKEELESVTKPPPYVHLKHNVYFVKKKCDGDVIEAKCSDCDPPLTCQIRCSCRSVSISCSQACKCSNKCSNRPFRREKRIGVVKTQHCGWGAIALETIEEGDFVIEFVGEVIDGARCEERLQDMKKRRDQNFYMCKVNNNFIIDATFRGNDCRFFNHSCRPNCQLENWQVNGKTRLGVFSLQGIQVGEPLTYNYSFQQHFGPQTECFCGAENCRGKL from the exons ATGGCGGGGCCTCCCCGCCCAGCGCCGGCCGCTCCGCCCGTCCGCCGTTCCGCCCGCCTCCGCCCACAGGCGACCCACCAGCCCCCCTGCTCTCCCCCGCCACCGTCCCCGCCGGCCGCGGCGGGGTCTCCAGGAGGAACGGACCCCCGACGGTCGGTGCGCATCAGCGTCCGGACTCGCGTCCGTGGCCTCCCCTCGGCGGCGCCGTCGTCCTCGCGGATACGGCGCAAGTCCCCCGCGGCGCCTCTGCGGCGGACAGTACAGGCATGCGCGGAGGAGTGGGGGGCAGCGAAGGCCGCGTCAGGCGCCCCGGCGGAGGAGTGCGTCCTCCCGTTCCTCCAGAAAGGCGCGCCGAGGAAG GTTGAATGCCTGATTTGCTCGAGGAGTATCCTGCCCGATGAAAGGACGCGATGCTCAGGTCATCACTGTGAAGTAACCTTGCATAAGGCCTGTTCTGAACAAAGTGATGGAAGCTGCCCTCGACAT ATATGTTTTCACTGCAAAAGGAGAACAACTTGGCACCGGCTGAAACATGTAATGCCTGCATGTACACAATGTTCGCTGCATCAAAACAGAATGACTGGGTCTGTTGATCCTTCAAAGCTAATGATAAGTTGGAGTATTTGGCCATCAACGAGTGAG GGTGCAGGTCCAGCATATAACATTGAG GAAGCCTTCCGGCGATTACCTCTCCCGTATGCTGATCAAGAGTTCAATATTAACCCTATTAGGAAGGAGGAGTTGGAAAGTGTGACAAAACCACCTCCATATGTACATTTGAAGCATA ATGTGTATTTTGTCAAGAAGAAATGTGATGGTGATGTCATTGAAGCTAAATGCAGCGATTGTGACCCTCCTCTGACCTGTCAAATAAGATGCTCGTGCAG GTCTGTGTCCATTAGCTGCTCTCAGGCTTGCAAGTGCTCAAATAAGTGCAGTAACAGACCATTTCGCAGAGAGAAAAGGATCGGGGTTGTTAAG ACACAACATTGTGGATGGGGTGCCATAGCATTGGAAACCATTGAGGAAGGTGATTTTGTGATAGAGTTTGTCGGAGAAG TTATAGATGGCGCGAGATGTGAAGAGAGGCTTCAAGACATGAAAAAGCGCCGAGATCAAAATTTCTACATGTGTAAAGTCAACAACAACTTTATAATAGATGCAACATTCAGAGGAAATGATTGTCGCTTTTTTAACCACAGCTGCAGACCTAACTGTCAGTTGGAGAATTG GCAAGTAAATGGCAAGACAAGGTTAGGTGTGTTTTCTTTACAGGGTATACAAGTGGGTGAGCCCTTGACCTACAATTACAG CTTCCAGCAGCATTTTGGTCCACAGACGGAATGTTTCTGTGGCGCTGAAAACTGCCGAGGGAAGCTGTGA
- the LOC123079864 gene encoding histone-lysine N-methyltransferase ASHR3 isoform X1 gives MAGPPRPAPAAPPVRRSARLRPQATHQPPCSPPPPSPPAAAGSPGGTDPRRSVRISVRTRVRGLPSAAPSSSRIRRKSPAAPLRRTVQACAEEWGAAKAASGAPAEECVLPFLQKGAPRKVECLICSRSILPDERTRCSGHHCEVTLHKACSEQSDGSCPRHICFHCKRRTTWHRLKHVMPACTQCSLHQNRMTGSVDPSKLMISWSIWPSTSEGAGPAYNIEEAFRRLPLPYADQEFNINPIRKEELESVTKPPPYVHLKHNVYFVKKKCDGDVIEAKCSDCDPPLTCQIRCSCRSVSISCSQACKCSNKCSNRPFRREKRIGVVKTQHCGWGAIALETIEEGDFVIEFVGEVIDGARCEERLQDMKKRRDQNFYMCKVNNNFIIDATFRGNDCRFFNHSCRPNCQLENWQVNGKTRLGVFSLQGIQVGEPLTYNYRYMRDSISLSFHIRFSVMYFSLLL, from the exons ATGGCGGGGCCTCCCCGCCCAGCGCCGGCCGCTCCGCCCGTCCGCCGTTCCGCCCGCCTCCGCCCACAGGCGACCCACCAGCCCCCCTGCTCTCCCCCGCCACCGTCCCCGCCGGCCGCGGCGGGGTCTCCAGGAGGAACGGACCCCCGACGGTCGGTGCGCATCAGCGTCCGGACTCGCGTCCGTGGCCTCCCCTCGGCGGCGCCGTCGTCCTCGCGGATACGGCGCAAGTCCCCCGCGGCGCCTCTGCGGCGGACAGTACAGGCATGCGCGGAGGAGTGGGGGGCAGCGAAGGCCGCGTCAGGCGCCCCGGCGGAGGAGTGCGTCCTCCCGTTCCTCCAGAAAGGCGCGCCGAGGAAG GTTGAATGCCTGATTTGCTCGAGGAGTATCCTGCCCGATGAAAGGACGCGATGCTCAGGTCATCACTGTGAAGTAACCTTGCATAAGGCCTGTTCTGAACAAAGTGATGGAAGCTGCCCTCGACAT ATATGTTTTCACTGCAAAAGGAGAACAACTTGGCACCGGCTGAAACATGTAATGCCTGCATGTACACAATGTTCGCTGCATCAAAACAGAATGACTGGGTCTGTTGATCCTTCAAAGCTAATGATAAGTTGGAGTATTTGGCCATCAACGAGTGAG GGTGCAGGTCCAGCATATAACATTGAG GAAGCCTTCCGGCGATTACCTCTCCCGTATGCTGATCAAGAGTTCAATATTAACCCTATTAGGAAGGAGGAGTTGGAAAGTGTGACAAAACCACCTCCATATGTACATTTGAAGCATA ATGTGTATTTTGTCAAGAAGAAATGTGATGGTGATGTCATTGAAGCTAAATGCAGCGATTGTGACCCTCCTCTGACCTGTCAAATAAGATGCTCGTGCAG GTCTGTGTCCATTAGCTGCTCTCAGGCTTGCAAGTGCTCAAATAAGTGCAGTAACAGACCATTTCGCAGAGAGAAAAGGATCGGGGTTGTTAAG ACACAACATTGTGGATGGGGTGCCATAGCATTGGAAACCATTGAGGAAGGTGATTTTGTGATAGAGTTTGTCGGAGAAG TTATAGATGGCGCGAGATGTGAAGAGAGGCTTCAAGACATGAAAAAGCGCCGAGATCAAAATTTCTACATGTGTAAAGTCAACAACAACTTTATAATAGATGCAACATTCAGAGGAAATGATTGTCGCTTTTTTAACCACAGCTGCAGACCTAACTGTCAGTTGGAGAATTG GCAAGTAAATGGCAAGACAAGGTTAGGTGTGTTTTCTTTACAGGGTATACAAGTGGGTGAGCCCTTGACCTACAATTACAGGTACATGAGAGACTCAATCAGCCTATCATTTCATATACGTTTTTCTGTTATGTACTTCTCCCTCCTTttataa
- the LOC123075034 gene encoding E3 ubiquitin-protein ligase PUB23-like translates to MSAAMAAPSALPAEVPSYFLCPISLQLMRDPVTLPTGISYDRAAISRWLAASAAPAACSTSQRTCPVTRQPLEPELQLTPNHTLRRLIGSWVASVSPGSDVEGEVAALRPVRRDELAKLLSDAAAAQVGALRKLGELVAECEDTRAMLESQDGVFDALSRVLTGASACSTAREEAVGVLSSLRIPEQELVRVVSRHGNLAESLTAVLRSSNLQSRAQAVRLVRSLADVSVPAWVIGLNQELLAEVIRVVRDRVSTRATKAALHALSALCPYGRNRVKIVGAGAVPALVELLLDEPERRVCELALAVLDRLCTCAEGRAELVAHAAGVAVVGKKVLRVSEAASERAVRVLRSVARHAATPAVLQEMAQAGVVGKLCLALRSELCGVKTKEKAHEVLKLHSRIWRSSPCLSPKFLALYPS, encoded by the coding sequence ATGTCAGCAGCCATGGCGGCGCCGAGCGCGCTCCCGGCCGAGGTGCCTTCATACTTCCTCTGCCCGATCTCGCTGCAGCTCATGCGCGACCCGGTCACGCTGCCCACCGGCATCTCCTACGACCGCGCCGCCATCTCGCGCTGGCTCGCCGCGTCCGCTGCGCCGGCCGCGTGCAGCACCAGCCAGCGCACCTGCCCCGTCACGCGCCAGCCGCTCGAGCCGGAGCTCCAGCTCACGCCCAACCACACCCTCCGCCGCCTCATCGGCTCCTGGGTCGCGTCCGTCTCCCCCGGCTCCGACGTCGAGGGGGAGGTGGCCGCGCTGAGGCCCGTGCGCCGGGACGAGCTCGCGAAGCTGCTCTCCGACGCCGCCGCGGCCCAGGTCGGCGCGCTCAGGAAGCTGGGGGAATTGGTGGCCGAGTGCGAGGACACGAGGGCAATGCTCGAGTCCCAGGATGGCGTGTTCGACGCGCTGTCTCGTGTCCTCACCGGCGCCAGCGCTTGCTCCACTGCgcgggaggaggccgtcggggtcCTCTCGTCGCTCCGGATCCCGGAGCAGGAGCTGGTCCGCGTCGTGTCCAGGCACGGCAACCTGGCGGAGTCCCTCACGGCCGTGCTCCGCTCGTCCAACCTACAGTCGCGGGCGCAGGCCGTGCGGCTCGTGAGGTCGCTGGCCGACGTCTCCGTGCCGGCCTGGGTCATCGGGCTCAACCAGGAGCTCCTCGCCGAGGTGATCCGCGTGGTCCGCGACCGCGTCTCGACGCGCGCCACTAAGGCGGCGCTCCACGCGCTCTCCGCGCTCTGCCCGTACGGCCGGAACCGCGTCAAGATCGTCGGCGCCGGCGCGGTGCCGGCGCTCGTGGAGCTGCTGCTGGACGAGCCCGAGCGGCGGGTCTGCGAGCTCGCGCTGGCCGTGCTGGACCGGCTGTGCACGTGCGCCGAGGGGCGCGCCGAGCTGGTGGCTCACGCGGCGGGGGTGGCCGTGGTGGGCAAGAAGGTGCTGCGGGTGTCGGAGGCGGCCAGCGAGCGGGCGGTGCGCGTGCTGAGGTCCGTCGCGCGGCACGCGGCGACGCCGGCCGTGCTGCAGGAGATggcgcaggccggcgtcgtgggcaagCTGTGCCTGGCGCTGCGGTCCGAGCTGTGCGGGGTCAAGACCAAGGAGAAGGCGCACGAGGTGCTCAAGCTGCACTCCAGGATCTGGAGGAGCTCACCGTGCTTGTCTCCCAAGTTCTTGGCGCTCTACCCTTCGTGA